In Haemophilus parainfluenzae, the sequence TTCAGCTTTTGTCATGTCTAAAGCGTTGGAACCTGCCGTGAATACGATGGTTACCATTCCCTCAGCCTGAACATAAGACACATATTGCGAGTAGTGATTTTTCTTCGCAATATATTCAGCCAATTCATCAACAAAGTGTTTGATTTCACGAGCGGCTGCAGTACGGAAAGCCTGAGATGTGCCCGAACTTTCACGTAAGAGCAAACGGAACACGTTGGTGCTGTGAGTGATAAATTCAAAAAAGGTTTCCACGGATACGCGGATCACACTACCGCCAGCATCAATACGTTTACGCGCTTGGCGCATTAATTGACGGAGGGTTAAACCTGCTTCATCTACCATTTCTAATCCGAGCTCATCCATATCGCTAAAGTGGCGATAGAAAGAAGTTGGTGCAATGCCCGCTTCACGGGCAACTTCACGTAAGCTTAAATTAGAAAAGCTTTTTTCTGCACTCAACTGATTGAATGCGGCGTCAATTAAGGCCCGACGGGTTTTTTCTTTTTGAATTGCTCGAACACCAGCCATTTGGTTTTCCTCAGCTTATGATAAATTATTTTTTATTCGCTAAAATCGATTTAACTTGTTCACTGACCGCACTTGCAACGCGTTCATAGCGATTACGTAATGGTGAACCTGGGCGGTAAACGAGAGCAATAGTACGAGACGGTTCTGGCGAATGGCAAGGAATATATTTTACACCTGCACGTGTGCCTTCATTTAATACAGCAAGTTCTGGCATAAAGGTGATGCCTGCATTAGCTGCCACCATATTACGCAACGTTTCAAGGCTAGTGGCTTGGAAGTGAGAGTCTTCTTTAGCACCGGCCGTAAAACAATAATCGAGTGCTTGATTACGTAAGCAATGCCCATCATCCAACATAAGCATTTCTTGCCCTTTTAAGGTATTCATGGCAATTTTACTTTCTGAAGCCCAAGGATGTTGGTCGGATACAGCGAGTAACATTTTTTCATCAAAAATAGGCACTTCGATAAACGCTTCAGTTTCGGGTACGCGAGCCACAATCGCACAATCTAATCGGCCAGTTTCTAATTGTTCTAATAGTTGGTGAGTTTGGGCCTCGTAAAGAAATACTTCTAAATCTGGGAAAGTTTCTTTCAATGTTGGTACAATATAAGGAAGTAGGTAAGGACCAACGGTTGGGATTAATCCAATGTGTAATGGACCTGTCATTTCTTTACCTTGATTGCTAGCCATTTCTTTGAGTAATTTTACTTCGCGTAATACAGTGCGAGCTTGATCGACAAGTAACATGCCCGATTGCGTGAAGAGCACTTTACGGCTCGTACGTTCAAGTAAAATAATGCCTAACTCATCTTCGAGTTTGCGGATTTGGCCACTTAAAGTGGGTTGGCTAACATTGCAAGAATCCGCCGCTCGACGGAAATGTTTAAACTCGGAAAGGGCTACTAAGTATTCTAAATCACGAATATTCATAGGGTTCTCACTTTATAGAATATGTCAATTAAAAGGATAGAATTAATTGATTATGACTATATCACAAAACTTTCTATAATGCCTATCAAGTTTTTAAGGTAAATTCATTTAACTAACAGAGGAGACACATTATGTCTAATATGGAAGGAAAAAAAGTCCCACAAGTTACATTTCGTACTCGTCAAGGTGATCAATGGGTTGATGTGACTACATCTGAATTATTCGACAACAAAACAGTTGTTGTTTTCTCATTACCGGGTGCGTTCACGCCAACTTGTTCATCTTCTCATTTACCACGTTATAACGAGCTTGCACCAGTGTTCAAAAAACATGGTGTAGATGATATTTTAGTTGTGTCTGTAAACGATACTTTCGTTATGAATGCTTGGAAAGAAGCGGAAGAAGCACACAATGTAAAATTCATTCCAGATGGCAACGGTACTTTCACTGAAGGTATGGGCATGTTAGTTGGAAAAGATGATTTAGGTTTTGGTAAACGTTCTTGGCGCTATTCTATGCTCGTGAAAAATGGCGTAGTGGAAAAAATGTTTATTGAACCAAATGAGCCAGGCGATCCGTTTAAAGTATCAGATGCCGATACCATGTTGAAATACATTGCACCAGATTTCCAAGTGCAAGAATCAATCGCCATCTTCACAAAACCAGGCTGTCCATATTGCGCGAAAGCAAAACAACTTTTACGTGATAAAGGTTTAAGCTTTGAAGAAATCGTATTAGGTCAAGATGCAACTATCGTGAGTGTACGTGCGGTTTCTGGTCGTGCAACTGTGCCACAAGTATTCATCGGTGGTAAACACATCGGCGGTAGCGACGATTTAGAAAAATACTTTGCATAATTGATTGCTAGGTAGGAAATTTTTTTATATTTTTGATTATTAGGAACATAAGTTAAAAGGGAGCGAAAGCTCCCTTTTTGTTGTTTGTGATTTTGTTTTTATATTCTTAAGCATTAAAGCCAATGTAGCAGACTGAAACTAGAACAATGTAAAAAATGACCGCACTTAGTAGTAATAATTTTACGGCAAGTTTAGGTTTGTGCTGATGCAATTTATAAAGTAAACGTGCAATCAAAACCAAAACAAAGGGATACACCCAAAAGATAATCGAGAAAAGATCGATCTGAAAGTCGCTTAATGTTGGGTTTTTTGCAAAAGCAGTGGAAAGAAGAGAAGCCATAGGCCACAGTAAAATGGGTAAACAAAATGCCGCGATTCCCCAAGCGAAGCCACTAAATCCTGTCGGCATAGTTTGTTTTTTCATAATGAACCTTATATGATTGACGAAAAATAAAAAGGAATATAACAAATGCCGTCTTTATTTGATAGTGAAACCGATGCGCCAGAAGAGAGAAAAGTATTGAAACGCACATTGGGCGCACAAAAAATCACGTTTATTTTGACCGCACTTTGCGCGGTGATTTATCTCTTGCAGAATGTAGGGTTTGAAGAACCAATTGTGGATTTATTCCATTATCCAGCTTATTCTTGGGAAGATCAGGAAATATGGCGTTATTTCACACATGCTATTATTCATTTGTCGGTACCGCATATTTTATTTAACCTTTCGTGGTTCTGGTTATTTGGTGGCGCGATTGAACGCCGATTTGGTTCTTTCCATTTTTTATTATTGGTCTTAGTGTCTGCCGCAGTGAGTGGCGCCGTACAGAATTATTTTACCGGTCCAGCTTTTTTCGGATTATCTGGCGTCGTGTATGCGGTGTTAGGTTATGTGTT encodes:
- the fabR gene encoding HTH-type transcriptional repressor FabR; its protein translation is MAGVRAIQKEKTRRALIDAAFNQLSAEKSFSNLSLREVAREAGIAPTSFYRHFSDMDELGLEMVDEAGLTLRQLMRQARKRIDAGGSVIRVSVETFFEFITHSTNVFRLLLRESSGTSQAFRTAAAREIKHFVDELAEYIAKKNHYSQYVSYVQAEGMVTIVFTAGSNALDMTKAEQDLLKERVILQLRMLAKGADFASHKEKMMRK
- a CDS encoding DUF5389 domain-containing protein, whose amino-acid sequence is MKKQTMPTGFSGFAWGIAAFCLPILLWPMASLLSTAFAKNPTLSDFQIDLFSIIFWVYPFVLVLIARLLYKLHQHKPKLAVKLLLLSAVIFYIVLVSVCYIGFNA
- the pgdx gene encoding hybrid peroxiredoxin PGdx encodes the protein MSNMEGKKVPQVTFRTRQGDQWVDVTTSELFDNKTVVVFSLPGAFTPTCSSSHLPRYNELAPVFKKHGVDDILVVSVNDTFVMNAWKEAEEAHNVKFIPDGNGTFTEGMGMLVGKDDLGFGKRSWRYSMLVKNGVVEKMFIEPNEPGDPFKVSDADTMLKYIAPDFQVQESIAIFTKPGCPYCAKAKQLLRDKGLSFEEIVLGQDATIVSVRAVSGRATVPQVFIGGKHIGGSDDLEKYFA
- the oxyR gene encoding DNA-binding transcriptional regulator OxyR — its product is MNIRDLEYLVALSEFKHFRRAADSCNVSQPTLSGQIRKLEDELGIILLERTSRKVLFTQSGMLLVDQARTVLREVKLLKEMASNQGKEMTGPLHIGLIPTVGPYLLPYIVPTLKETFPDLEVFLYEAQTHQLLEQLETGRLDCAIVARVPETEAFIEVPIFDEKMLLAVSDQHPWASESKIAMNTLKGQEMLMLDDGHCLRNQALDYCFTAGAKEDSHFQATSLETLRNMVAANAGITFMPELAVLNEGTRAGVKYIPCHSPEPSRTIALVYRPGSPLRNRYERVASAVSEQVKSILANKK
- a CDS encoding rhomboid family intramembrane serine protease, translated to MKRTLGAQKITFILTALCAVIYLLQNVGFEEPIVDLFHYPAYSWEDQEIWRYFTHAIIHLSVPHILFNLSWFWLFGGAIERRFGSFHFLLLVLVSAAVSGAVQNYFTGPAFFGLSGVVYAVLGYVLVVDKLHPHSFDLPEGFFTMLLVGLLFGFISPLFGINIGNAAHISGFILGLVWGFLQSKINIKKFS